In Patescibacteria group bacterium, the following proteins share a genomic window:
- a CDS encoding lysophospholipid acyltransferase family protein — protein MIYWILKYTLGILIRFIWVRRVTGISNIPKKGAFIICANHSSYFDFLTLIAVCPRRIHFLAGEVFFEKWQWRWLVRSTDQIKVDRRSKDKSESIHKATEYLKKGMVVGIFPEGTRSNDGKLGKFYNGAIKIAKEINVPILPVGINGTFEIMSRFDKYPNFDKKCILNFGSLERYSNNIFVGDNLLDKFSNELRKKINNLINIV, from the coding sequence ATGATTTACTGGATTTTAAAATATACATTAGGAATTTTAATTAGATTTATTTGGGTTAGGAGAGTTACTGGCATATCTAATATTCCAAAAAAGGGAGCGTTTATTATTTGCGCAAATCATTCAAGTTATTTTGATTTTTTAACACTTATTGCTGTTTGTCCACGAAGAATTCATTTTTTAGCGGGGGAAGTTTTTTTTGAAAAGTGGCAATGGAGATGGTTGGTACGATCAACCGACCAGATAAAAGTAGATAGAAGATCTAAAGATAAATCAGAATCTATTCATAAGGCAACAGAATATTTAAAAAAAGGAATGGTGGTTGGTATTTTTCCAGAAGGAACTAGATCTAATGATGGAAAACTTGGAAAATTTTATAATGGAGCAATAAAAATAGCAAAAGAAATAAATGTTCCAATTTTGCCAGTTGGTATAAATGGTACATTTGAAATAATGTCTAGATTCGATAAGTATCCTAATTTTGACAAAAAGTGTATATTAAATTTTGGATCTTTGGAACGCTATTCAAATAATATTTTTGTAGGAGATAATTTGTTAGATAAATTTAGTAATGAATTAAGAAAAAAGATTAATAATTTAATTAATATAGTCTAA
- a CDS encoding class I SAM-dependent methyltransferase — protein sequence MGLQNIEEYEKYNNLFFKKHLPFYFFINFFISSLHNEVANRIYKKDAKVIDLACGTGNQAIKLAQKGFFVVGLDLSGDMLKIARKKNKSYYNLEFVLGDASRTMYKDDLFDASIISLGLHDMPEEIAELVLKEMKRITKNKGKIFIIEHDESRFSFYYKIINIWESKYFNNYIRRGMKYFLNKVQLVPVYEKNNIFKTLKVIECLNNK from the coding sequence ATGGGTTTGCAAAATATTGAAGAATATGAAAAATATAATAATTTGTTTTTTAAAAAACATTTACCGTTTTATTTTTTTATTAATTTTTTTATCTCATCTTTGCATAATGAGGTAGCTAATAGAATATATAAAAAAGATGCAAAAGTTATAGATTTAGCCTGTGGTACAGGTAATCAAGCTATAAAATTAGCGCAGAAGGGTTTTTTTGTTGTTGGGCTAGATTTGTCAGGAGATATGTTAAAAATAGCTAGAAAAAAAAATAAATCATATTATAATCTCGAATTTGTTTTAGGTGATGCTAGTCGTACTATGTATAAAGACGATTTATTTGATGCATCAATCATATCTTTGGGTTTGCATGATATGCCTGAAGAAATAGCTGAACTCGTTTTAAAAGAAATGAAAAGAATAACTAAAAATAAAGGTAAGATATTTATTATAGAGCATGATGAATCTAGATTTTCTTTTTATTATAAGATTATTAATATATGGGAATCTAAATATTTTAATAATTATATTAGAAGGGGTATGAAATATTTTTTAAACAAAGTTCAGTTAGTACCTGTTTATGAAAAAAATAATATATTTAAAACTTTGAAAGTTATTGAATGTTTAAATAATAAATAA
- a CDS encoding HAD family phosphatase produces MNKKIVVFDVGRTLVKITHKDIIRFFLKRGKTNIFFLYIIYFLFFIHKIIGINNKNVCHITKFSYKIFKNQDAKEMNKISEDFFDSYLKDKIYNKSVETIKQHVENGYEVVLISALFPGVVDCLKKYLNLNFVIVPELEVVDGKYTGKVLNLIPYGSNKAILVRKLVEKENFSFSNSYAYSDRFSDIELFELVDVPIVVNPEPKLRIEANKRNWKILDLSI; encoded by the coding sequence ATGAATAAAAAAATTGTAGTTTTTGATGTTGGTAGGACTTTAGTTAAAATAACACATAAAGATATAATTCGTTTTTTTTTGAAGAGAGGAAAGACTAATATATTTTTTCTTTACATTATTTATTTTCTTTTTTTTATACATAAGATTATTGGTATAAATAATAAAAATGTTTGTCATATAACTAAATTTTCTTATAAAATTTTTAAAAATCAGGATGCTAAAGAAATGAATAAAATAAGTGAGGATTTTTTTGATTCCTATTTAAAAGACAAAATTTATAATAAATCTGTCGAGACGATTAAACAACATGTAGAAAATGGTTATGAAGTTGTATTAATTTCAGCTTTATTTCCAGGTGTTGTCGATTGTTTAAAAAAATATTTAAATCTTAATTTTGTTATAGTACCAGAGTTAGAAGTTGTAGATGGAAAATATACAGGAAAAGTTTTGAATTTAATTCCTTATGGTTCTAATAAAGCTATTTTGGTAAGGAAGTTAGTTGAAAAAGAAAATTTTTCTTTTAGTAATAGCTATGCTTATTCTGATAGATTTTCAGATATAGAATTATTTGAACTAGTAGATGTGCCTATAGTTGTTAATCCAGAGCCAAAATTAAGGATAGAAGCTAATAAAAGAAACTGGAAAATATTAGATTTATCAATTTAA